Genomic DNA from Bacteroidales bacterium:
CAGCTGTCCATGCAAGACCCGTAACAACTCCTGCTGTTTCGTTACCTTCGTATTCATCATTCTCAAATTCTGGCGGTCCTAATATTTCGCGAACCTGAGTTGTACTAAGTTGTTTCTGGTATTTTTCTTTTAATGCAATTTTTTTAGCAATAGAGCGTATTACTTTTGCCAATTTTCGTTCTAAATTTCTTACTCCCGATTCGCGCGTATAATCTTGTATAATTTGTAATAGTATTTCGTCAGTAAACTTTACTTGCGAAGGTTTTACTCCGTGTTCCTTAAGCAATTTAGGTATAATGTGATGTTGAGCAATTTTTACTTTTTCTTCGGCAATATATCCACTAACTTCAATCATTTCCATACGGTCGCGAAGTGCAGTACTAATAGTATTTGTTTGATTAGCAGTAGCAATAAACAATACTTTCGACAAATCGTAATCGATATCTAAATAATTATCGTGGAAAGTATTATTTTGTTCGGGATCGAGTACTTCAAGTAGTGCTGCCGATGGATCGCCTCTAAAATCGGTTCCCACTTTATCAATTTCGTCAAGCACAAAAACTGGGTTCGACGAATTCGCTTTTTTAAGACCATAAATAATTCTTCCTGGCATGGCACCGATATAGGTTTTTCGGTGTCCACGTATTTCGGCTTCATCGTGAAGTCCACCCAATGATATGCGGACATATTTACGTCCTAATGCACGTGCAATAGACTTGCCCAATGAAGTTTTTCCCACACCCGGAGGTCCATACAAACAAATTATCGGAGCTTTTAAATCGCCCTTTAATTTTAAAATTGCCAAATGCTCGATAATGCGATCTTTTACTTTTTCAAGCCCAAAATGATCTTCGTCTAATATTTCTTTGGCTCGTTTTAAATTGAAATTATCCTTTGTATATTCATTCCATGGCAGTTCAAGTATGAGTTGTAAATAATTGAGTTGAACTGAATATTCGGCAGCCGAGGGATTCATCCGTTCAAACTTTTCTAATTCTTTATAAAAAATATCGGCTGTTTGTTTTGACCATTTTTTCTTTTTCGCCTTTTTCTTTAGTTCTTGTATTTCTTGCTCAAAAGGATTTCCGCCAAGTTCTTCCTGAATGGTTTTTATTTGTTGTTGAAGCAAATATTCCTTTTGTTGACGGTCGAGATCGAGTTTAACTTTTTGTTGGATATCGTTTTTTAACTCAAGCATCTGAACTTGTTGAACAAGCTTTTCGAGCAATTTCATCCCTCTAGCTTTTAGGTCGTTAAGTTCAAGTAAATGTTGTTTATCGTTTAGCTTTAAATCGCTGCTTGAGCAAATAAAATTGATAAGAAAATATGCATTTTCGATATTACGAATAGCAAGTGAGGCCTCAGATGGTATATTATTCGAGAGTTTGATAATTTTTAAAGTAAGGTCTTTTAGCGACGATAACAGTGCTTCGTATTCTTTATCATTGGTTTCGGGTTTTGTTTCGGGTAATGCTTTAACTTTAGCAACAAAATAAGGTTCTTCGCTAAGATACTGTTCTACCTGAAAACGCCCTTTGCCTTGCAAAATAACGGTAGTCGTATTATCGGGCATCTCGAGCGTTTTAATAATTTGAGCATAAGTTCCAAGA
This window encodes:
- the lon gene encoding endopeptidase La, producing the protein MINKNIFMGYGMHQLDESEFIPILSEEIELDPNQKIEEIENLPILPLRNTVLFPGVVIPITVGRDKSLKLIQEVGSTNKILGTIAQKNPKHENPKPEQLFSLGTYAQIIKTLEMPDNTTTVILQGKGRFQVEQYLSEEPYFVAKVKALPETKPETNDKEYEALLSSLKDLTLKIIKLSNNIPSEASLAIRNIENAYFLINFICSSSDLKLNDKQHLLELNDLKARGMKLLEKLVQQVQMLELKNDIQQKVKLDLDRQQKEYLLQQQIKTIQEELGGNPFEQEIQELKKKAKKKKWSKQTADIFYKELEKFERMNPSAAEYSVQLNYLQLILELPWNEYTKDNFNLKRAKEILDEDHFGLEKVKDRIIEHLAILKLKGDLKAPIICLYGPPGVGKTSLGKSIARALGRKYVRISLGGLHDEAEIRGHRKTYIGAMPGRIIYGLKKANSSNPVFVLDEIDKVGTDFRGDPSAALLEVLDPEQNNTFHDNYLDIDYDLSKVLFIATANQTNTISTALRDRMEMIEVSGYIAEEKVKIAQHHIIPKLLKEHGVKPSQVKFTDEILLQIIQDYTRESGVRNLERKLAKVIRSIAKKIALKEKYQKQLSTTQVREILGPPEFENDEYEGNETAGVVTGLAWTAVGGEILFIETSLSRGKGNITITGNLGEVMKESAVIAYEWVKAHAEELEINPEVFEKWNVHIHVPEGAIPKDGPSAGITMVTSIASAFTQRKVASHIAMTGEITLRGKVLPVGGIKEKILAAKRA